One window of the Triticum dicoccoides isolate Atlit2015 ecotype Zavitan chromosome 3B, WEW_v2.0, whole genome shotgun sequence genome contains the following:
- the LOC119281952 gene encoding cysteine proteinase inhibitor 4-like yields MARVVGASGACALLVVLLVACAASAARTEPGAARQLWDDGRKVGGRTEVRDVEGDREVQELGRYSVEEHNRRREEGCEGGGGGVCARLEFARVVSAQRQVVSGIKYYLRVAAAVDNGAGSNGISDGRVFDAVVVVKPWLQSRALVRFAPADSN; encoded by the coding sequence ATGGCTCGGGTGGTTGGTGCCTCCGGCGCTTGCGCGCTGCTCGTCGTCCTGCTCGTCGCGTGTGCCGCTTCCGCAGCGCGCACCGAGCCGGGCGCCGCGCGGCAGCTGTGGGACGACGGGAGGAAGGTGGGGGGAAGGACGGAGGTGAGGGACGTGGAGGGCGACAGGGAGGTGCAGGAGCTTGGGCGGTACTCCGTGGAGGAGCACAACCGGCGCCGGGAGGAGGgctgcgagggcggcggcggcggcgtctgcgccCGGCTGGAGTTCGCCCGCGTGGTGTCCGCGCAGCGCCAGGTGGTCTCCGGAATCAAGTACTACCTCCGTGTCGCGGCCGCCGTGGACAACGGCGCGGGGAGCAACGGCATCAGCGATGGACGCGTGTTCGACGCCGTGGTGGTCGTCAAGCCCTGGCTCCAGTCCCGCGCGCTGGTCAGGTTCGCGCCGGCCGACTCCAACTGA